One Pectobacterium colocasium DNA segment encodes these proteins:
- the gltB gene encoding glutamate synthase large subunit has translation MLYDASQERDNCGFGLIAHIEGEPSHKVVRTAIHALARMQHRGAILADGKTGDGCGLLLQKPDRFFRLVAEEHGWRLAKNYAVGMMFLNQDEDLARATRRIVEEELQNETLSVLGWREVPTNPDVLGEIALSSMPRIEQIFVNAPAGWRQRDMERRLFMARRRIEKRIEDKEFYVCSFSNLVTIYKGLCMPADLPRFYLDLADLRLESSICLFHQRFSTNTVPRWPLAQPFRYLAHNGEINTIAGNRQWARARAYKFKTPLIPDLQDAAPFVNETGSDSSSLDNMLELFLSGGMDIIRAMRLLVPPAWQNNPDMDPELRAFFDFNSMHMEPWDGPAGIVMSDGRYAACNLDRNGLRPARYVITKDKLITCASEVGIWDYQPDEVVEKGRVGPGELMVIDTRSGRILHSAETDDDLKSRHPYKEWMEKNVKRLVPFEELPDDQVGSREFDDELLETFQKQYGYSSEELDQIIRVLGENGQEATGSMGDDTPFAVLSSRPRIIYDYFRQQFAQVTNPPIDPLREAHVMSLATSIGREMNVFCEAEGQAHRLSFKSPILLYSDFTQLTSQDELHYRADTLDLTFDPSQQTLQQTIEKLCDEAESKVRDGAVLLVLSDRGISESRLPVPAPMAVGAVQRRLVEKSLRCDANIIVETASARDPHHFAVLLGFGATAIYPYLAYETLARMVDNHTIDKPYRAVMLNYRNGINKGLYKIMSKMGISTIASYRCSKLFEAVGLHKDVSTQCFLGVVSRIGGANYSDFEQDLLNLSKRAWLKRKTLEQGGLLKFVHGGEYHAYNPDVVTTLQTAVKTGEYSDYEQYAKLVNERPAATLRDLLALKPQEGAAIALDDVEPASEMFKRFDTAAMSIGALSPEAHESLAEAMNGLGGFSNSGEGGEDPARYGTNKVSRIKQVASGRFGVTPAYLVNADVIQIKVAQGAKPGEGGQLPGDKVTPYIARLRYSVPGVTLISPPPHHDIYSIEDLAQLIFDLKQVNPKAMISVKLVSEPGVGTIATGVAKAYADLITIAGYDGGTGASPLSSVKYAGCPWELGLVETQQALVSNGLRHKIRLQVDGGLKTGLDIVKAAILGAESFGFGTGPMVALGCKYLRICHLNNCATGVATQDEKLRRDHYHGLPERVTNYFQFIAHETRVLMAELGVSRLVDLIGRTDLLVELDGFSAKQNKLDLSPLLHAAQPQSGKALYCTESNLSFDKGLLNKELLAQAQPHIDSKQGKALYFDIRNTDRSVGATLSGAIAEKHGDQGLAGDPIKAYFSGTAGQSFGVWNAGGVELKLTGDANDYVGKGMAGGSISVRPPVGSAFRSHEASIIGNTCLYGATGGKLFAAGRAGERFAVRNSGCITVVEGIGDNGCEYMTGGIVCVLGRTGVNFGAGMTGGFAYVLDEDGEFRKRVNPELVEVLDVEELAIHEEHLRGLITEHVQNTGSHRGEEILANWPTWAPKFALVKPKSSDVKALLGHRSRSAAELRVQAQ, from the coding sequence ATGTTGTACGATGCATCCCAAGAGAGAGATAACTGTGGTTTCGGATTAATCGCCCATATAGAAGGTGAGCCGAGCCACAAAGTAGTGCGTACCGCGATTCACGCGCTCGCACGTATGCAGCACCGTGGCGCAATCCTTGCTGACGGCAAGACTGGCGACGGCTGCGGTTTATTACTTCAGAAGCCCGATCGCTTCTTTCGTCTGGTGGCGGAAGAGCACGGCTGGCGTTTAGCCAAAAACTACGCCGTTGGCATGATGTTTCTCAATCAGGACGAAGATCTGGCTCGCGCCACCCGTCGGATTGTAGAAGAAGAGTTGCAGAACGAAACGCTGTCTGTATTAGGCTGGCGTGAAGTGCCGACCAACCCGGACGTACTGGGGGAAATCGCCCTGTCGTCCATGCCGCGTATTGAGCAAATTTTCGTTAACGCCCCGGCAGGCTGGCGTCAACGTGATATGGAACGCCGTCTGTTCATGGCGCGTCGCCGTATCGAAAAGCGTATCGAAGACAAAGAGTTCTACGTTTGTAGCTTCTCCAATTTGGTCACGATCTATAAAGGTCTGTGTATGCCGGCGGATCTGCCGCGCTTCTACCTCGATCTGGCCGATCTGCGTCTGGAATCCTCGATCTGTCTGTTCCACCAGCGTTTCTCAACCAACACGGTACCCCGCTGGCCGCTGGCGCAGCCGTTCCGCTATCTGGCACATAACGGTGAGATCAACACCATCGCTGGTAACCGCCAGTGGGCACGCGCGCGCGCTTACAAATTCAAAACCCCGCTGATCCCAGATTTGCAGGATGCCGCGCCGTTCGTCAACGAAACCGGTTCTGACTCTAGCTCGCTGGATAACATGCTGGAACTGTTCCTGAGCGGCGGGATGGATATCATCCGCGCGATGCGCCTGCTGGTTCCGCCAGCCTGGCAGAACAACCCGGATATGGATCCTGAACTGCGCGCCTTCTTCGACTTTAACTCCATGCACATGGAGCCGTGGGATGGCCCTGCCGGTATCGTCATGTCCGACGGGCGCTATGCCGCCTGTAACCTGGATCGTAACGGCCTGCGCCCTGCGCGCTACGTCATCACCAAAGACAAGCTGATCACCTGCGCGTCTGAAGTCGGTATCTGGGATTATCAGCCGGATGAAGTGGTTGAAAAAGGCCGCGTCGGTCCGGGTGAACTGATGGTCATCGACACCCGCAGTGGCCGTATCCTGCACTCTGCTGAAACCGATGACGATCTGAAAAGCCGCCACCCTTACAAAGAGTGGATGGAGAAAAACGTTAAGCGCCTCGTGCCGTTTGAAGAGTTGCCAGACGATCAGGTCGGCAGCCGTGAATTCGACGATGAACTGCTGGAGACCTTCCAGAAGCAGTACGGTTACAGCAGCGAAGAGTTGGATCAAATCATTCGCGTGCTGGGCGAAAATGGTCAGGAAGCCACGGGGTCGATGGGCGACGATACGCCGTTCGCCGTGCTATCCAGCCGTCCACGCATCATTTATGACTACTTCCGTCAGCAGTTCGCGCAGGTAACCAACCCGCCGATCGACCCGCTGCGTGAAGCCCATGTGATGTCGCTGGCGACCAGCATTGGTCGTGAAATGAACGTGTTCTGTGAAGCGGAAGGTCAGGCTCACCGCCTGAGCTTTAAATCGCCGATCCTGCTTTACTCCGACTTCACCCAGTTGACGTCGCAGGATGAGCTGCACTATCGCGCCGACACGCTGGATCTGACGTTTGATCCGTCACAGCAAACGCTGCAACAGACGATCGAGAAACTGTGTGACGAAGCAGAAAGCAAAGTCAGAGACGGTGCCGTTCTGCTGGTGCTGTCCGACCGCGGCATTAGCGAATCACGCTTGCCAGTCCCTGCGCCAATGGCCGTCGGTGCCGTTCAGCGCCGTCTGGTCGAAAAGAGCCTGCGTTGTGATGCCAACATCATTGTCGAAACTGCCAGCGCACGCGATCCGCACCACTTTGCCGTGTTGTTAGGCTTTGGTGCGACGGCTATCTACCCTTACCTCGCCTACGAAACGCTGGCGCGGATGGTGGATAACCACACGATCGACAAACCTTATCGTGCCGTGATGTTGAACTACCGTAACGGCATCAACAAAGGCCTGTATAAGATTATGTCCAAAATGGGCATATCGACGATTGCGTCTTACCGCTGCTCCAAGCTGTTTGAAGCCGTGGGCCTGCATAAAGATGTATCGACACAATGCTTCCTGGGTGTCGTCAGCCGCATTGGCGGGGCAAATTACAGCGACTTCGAACAGGATCTGCTGAACCTGTCCAAGCGCGCCTGGCTGAAACGCAAAACGCTGGAACAGGGCGGCCTGCTGAAATTTGTTCACGGCGGCGAATATCATGCTTACAACCCGGATGTCGTCACCACGCTGCAAACGGCGGTGAAAACCGGGGAATACAGCGATTACGAACAATACGCCAAACTGGTTAACGAGCGTCCGGCGGCTACATTACGTGACCTGCTGGCGTTGAAACCGCAGGAAGGCGCAGCCATCGCGCTCGACGACGTTGAACCTGCATCTGAAATGTTCAAACGCTTCGATACCGCGGCCATGTCCATCGGTGCACTCAGCCCCGAAGCCCATGAATCGCTGGCTGAAGCGATGAACGGACTGGGCGGCTTCTCCAACTCCGGTGAAGGCGGCGAAGACCCCGCGCGTTACGGTACCAATAAAGTTTCCCGTATCAAGCAGGTTGCTTCTGGTCGCTTTGGTGTGACGCCAGCCTATCTGGTTAACGCCGATGTGATTCAGATTAAAGTGGCGCAGGGCGCGAAGCCGGGCGAAGGCGGTCAGTTACCGGGTGATAAAGTCACACCGTACATTGCCCGTCTGCGCTATTCCGTGCCGGGCGTGACGCTGATTTCACCACCGCCGCACCACGACATTTACTCTATCGAAGATCTGGCTCAGCTGATTTTCGATCTGAAGCAGGTCAACCCGAAAGCGATGATTTCGGTAAAACTGGTGTCCGAACCGGGTGTCGGAACTATCGCTACAGGTGTTGCCAAGGCGTATGCCGACCTGATTACCATCGCTGGTTACGACGGCGGTACCGGTGCCAGCCCACTGTCTTCCGTGAAATACGCGGGCTGCCCGTGGGAACTGGGTCTGGTAGAAACACAGCAAGCTTTAGTATCCAACGGTTTGCGCCACAAAATCCGCCTTCAGGTGGACGGTGGCCTGAAAACCGGTTTGGATATCGTCAAAGCAGCGATTCTGGGTGCGGAAAGCTTCGGCTTCGGTACCGGGCCAATGGTCGCGCTGGGCTGTAAATACCTGCGTATCTGTCACCTGAACAACTGTGCGACCGGCGTTGCAACGCAGGATGAGAAACTGCGTCGCGATCACTACCACGGCCTGCCTGAGCGTGTAACCAACTACTTCCAGTTCATCGCACATGAAACTCGCGTGCTGATGGCAGAGCTGGGCGTCAGCCGTCTGGTCGATCTGATTGGTCGTACCGATTTGCTGGTTGAACTGGACGGTTTCAGCGCGAAACAGAACAAGCTGGATCTGTCGCCGCTGCTGCACGCTGCACAACCTCAGTCGGGCAAAGCGCTGTACTGCACGGAAAGCAACCTGTCGTTCGATAAGGGCTTGCTGAACAAAGAGCTGCTGGCACAGGCACAGCCGCACATCGATTCGAAACAGGGCAAAGCGCTCTACTTCGATATCCGCAACACCGATCGCTCTGTCGGCGCGACGTTGTCCGGTGCGATTGCCGAGAAACATGGCGATCAAGGGCTGGCTGGCGATCCGATCAAAGCCTACTTCTCTGGTACCGCAGGGCAGAGCTTTGGCGTCTGGAACGCCGGCGGCGTGGAACTGAAATTAACCGGCGATGCCAACGACTACGTGGGCAAAGGCATGGCGGGTGGCAGCATCTCCGTGCGTCCCCCGGTGGGTTCCGCCTTCCGCAGCCACGAAGCCAGCATCATCGGTAACACCTGTCTCTACGGTGCGACTGGCGGTAAGCTGTTTGCCGCAGGCCGTGCGGGTGAACGTTTCGCCGTACGTAACTCCGGCTGTATCACCGTAGTAGAAGGCATCGGCGATAATGGCTGTGAATACATGACGGGCGGTATCGTCTGCGTGCTGGGTCGTACTGGCGTGAACTTTGGCGCAGGCATGACCGGTGGATTCGCCTACGTGCTGGATGAAGACGGTGAATTCCGCAAACGCGTTAACCCGGAACTGGTGGAAGTGCTGGATGTGGAAGAGCTGGCTATTCATGAAGAGCATCTGCGTGGTCTGATCACCGAGCACGTACAGAATACCGGTTCACACCGCGGAGAAGAGATCCTCGCTAACTGGCCGACCTGGGCACCGAAGTTTGCTCTGGTGAAACCGAAGTCAAGTGATGTGAAGGCATTGTTGGGTCACCGTAGTCGTTCCGCAGCCGAGCTGCGGGTTCAGGCGCAGTAA
- a CDS encoding TIGR01212 family radical SAM protein (This family includes YhcC from E. coli K-12, an uncharacterized radical SAM protein.), whose protein sequence is MQLQKLINMFGGNLQRRYGEKIHKLTLHGGFNCPNRDGTLGRGGCTFCNVASFADEQMQQRSIAQQLETQAGKVNRAKRYLAYFQAYTSTYAEVQVLESMYQEALKQAEMVGLCVGTRPDCVPDAVLDLLSRYHEQGYEVWLELGLQSASDKTLHRINRGHDFACYQETTRRARARGLKVCSHLIVGLPGEDAQRCLSTLEQVVETGVEGIKLHPLHIVEGSTMAKAWRAGRLPELALDRYVETAGEMIRHTPPEVIYHRISASARRPTLLAPLWCENRWTGMVELDRYLQTHGVQGSALGTPYRYDGP, encoded by the coding sequence ATGCAATTGCAAAAATTAATCAATATGTTTGGCGGAAATCTTCAGCGTCGCTATGGCGAGAAGATCCACAAACTGACGCTGCACGGCGGGTTTAATTGCCCAAACCGCGATGGCACGCTGGGGCGAGGTGGCTGTACGTTCTGCAATGTGGCCTCGTTTGCGGATGAACAGATGCAACAACGCAGTATTGCGCAGCAGTTGGAAACGCAGGCGGGAAAGGTGAATCGCGCCAAACGTTATCTGGCGTATTTTCAGGCGTACACCAGCACTTATGCTGAAGTTCAGGTGCTGGAAAGCATGTATCAGGAAGCGCTGAAACAGGCTGAAATGGTGGGACTTTGTGTGGGCACGCGCCCCGACTGTGTGCCTGATGCAGTGCTGGATTTATTGTCTCGCTACCACGAACAGGGCTATGAGGTTTGGCTGGAGCTAGGGCTGCAAAGCGCGAGTGATAAAACGCTGCACCGGATTAATCGCGGACATGACTTCGCCTGCTATCAGGAAACCACCCGACGCGCGCGTGCGCGTGGTCTGAAGGTGTGTAGCCATCTGATTGTCGGTTTACCGGGAGAAGACGCACAGCGCTGCTTATCGACGCTGGAGCAGGTGGTTGAGACCGGCGTGGAGGGCATTAAGCTGCACCCGCTCCATATCGTGGAAGGCAGCACGATGGCGAAAGCCTGGCGAGCGGGAAGGCTCCCCGAGCTGGCGCTGGATCGCTACGTGGAGACGGCGGGAGAGATGATTCGCCATACGCCACCGGAGGTGATTTATCATCGCATTTCCGCCAGCGCGCGCCGTCCGACCTTACTGGCTCCGCTCTGGTGTGAAAACCGCTGGACGGGCATGGTAGAGCTGGATCGCTATCTGCAAACGCATGGCGTACAAGGTTCCGCGCTGGGCACACCTTACCGTTACGATGGGCCCTGA
- the elbB gene encoding isoprenoid biosynthesis glyoxalase ElbB, which produces MKRVGIVLSGCGVYDGSEIHEAVLTLLALDRAGAQAVCFAPDKPQLQVVNHLTGDVTGENRNVLAESARIARGKIQPLSTANAQDLDALIVPGGFGAAKNLSDFAMQGTACQIDETLQLLTQEIYKQNKPIGFICISPALLPKILGEPVRVTIGNDIDTAEAVEEMGGIHVVCPVDDIVVDAEHKIVTTPAYMLANSISEAAKGIDKLVARVLDLTE; this is translated from the coding sequence ATGAAACGAGTCGGCATTGTCCTTAGTGGCTGTGGTGTTTATGACGGTTCCGAGATTCATGAAGCCGTATTGACGTTACTTGCGTTGGATCGCGCGGGTGCACAAGCGGTTTGCTTTGCACCAGATAAGCCGCAATTACAGGTGGTTAATCACCTGACGGGTGACGTAACTGGTGAGAATCGCAACGTTTTAGCAGAATCGGCACGGATCGCCAGAGGAAAAATCCAGCCGCTTTCTACGGCGAATGCGCAAGATTTAGATGCGCTGATTGTGCCGGGTGGTTTTGGCGCCGCGAAAAATTTAAGTGACTTTGCGATGCAGGGAACGGCCTGTCAGATTGATGAAACACTGCAATTGCTCACACAGGAAATTTATAAGCAAAATAAACCAATTGGTTTTATTTGCATCTCACCTGCGCTGTTGCCGAAGATTTTGGGTGAACCTGTACGCGTAACCATTGGTAACGATATTGACACCGCTGAGGCAGTCGAAGAGATGGGCGGTATCCATGTTGTTTGTCCGGTCGATGACATCGTGGTTGATGCGGAACATAAAATCGTGACGACACCGGCTTACATGCTGGCTAACTCCATCAGCGAAGCGGCAAAAGGCATTGATAAGCTCGTAGCCCGCGTTTTGGATCTCACCGAATGA
- the mtgA gene encoding monofunctional biosynthetic peptidoglycan transglycosylase, whose product MRWSRGRGGVLTWLKRLIVRSMLIVIGAWLAGILLFSFLPVPFSAVMVDRQISAWLKGEFSYVAHSDWVSMADIAPEMALAVIAAEDQKFPQHWGFDLDAIGQALKHNERNTQRIRGASTLSQQMVKNLFLWDGRSWVRKGLEAGITTGVELVWTKRRILTVYLNIAEFGPGIFGVEAAARRYFNKPASKLTASESALLAAVLPNPIRFRANAPSGYVIQRQQWILRQMRQMGGDAFLRDNDLL is encoded by the coding sequence ATGAGGTGGAGCAGAGGGCGTGGAGGCGTGCTAACGTGGCTGAAGCGTCTGATTGTTCGCAGTATGCTGATCGTCATCGGTGCGTGGCTGGCTGGCATCCTGCTGTTTTCCTTCCTGCCTGTGCCGTTTTCTGCGGTGATGGTCGACAGGCAAATCAGCGCATGGCTAAAAGGCGAATTCTCCTATGTTGCCCATTCTGACTGGGTTTCGATGGCGGATATCGCACCGGAAATGGCGTTGGCGGTGATAGCGGCGGAAGACCAAAAATTCCCTCAGCATTGGGGCTTCGATCTGGATGCGATTGGTCAGGCATTGAAGCACAACGAGCGCAATACACAGCGGATTCGCGGTGCTTCTACGCTCTCACAGCAGATGGTGAAGAATCTGTTCCTGTGGGATGGACGTAGCTGGGTACGTAAGGGGCTTGAGGCGGGGATTACCACCGGGGTGGAACTGGTCTGGACAAAACGGCGGATCCTTACCGTGTATCTGAATATCGCCGAATTTGGTCCCGGTATCTTTGGCGTAGAGGCCGCTGCCAGACGTTATTTCAACAAGCCAGCTAGCAAGCTGACAGCAAGCGAATCCGCCTTACTGGCGGCGGTGTTACCGAACCCTATTCGCTTTCGTGCGAATGCCCCCTCCGGCTATGTTATTCAACGCCAGCAGTGGATTTTACGTCAGATGAGACAGATGGGCGGCGACGCATTTTTGCGAGATAACGATCTGCTGTGA
- a CDS encoding alginate lyase family protein has protein sequence MRLRYWSGLLVALCCVASVARADAEPKASPLDNPYAFLQQPQLSSVKQQLQQKTEKPQTRMAYEQLISEADRALKIENPSVTEKKSTPPSGSKHDYLSLSAYWWPDPDKADGLPWIRRDGQVNPASKDEETDGVRLAKFTAQTQALTLAWYFSGKQAYADKAISMIRTWFIDPATRMNPNLDFAQGVPGIAPGRGAGVLDGRYFSTRIVDSLIMLRHAPGWTTQDEQQMQKWMSDYLHWLQTSKLGKKEATAQNNHGSWYTVQVAGIAWYLGKIDVVKSMVQLQREKLDHQLQPDGSQPEELARTRSFHYSYFNLQAITDMAMLASRVGENIWQYHTPKGSSVIKALDFMAPYLDENKAWPRKTLDRQSSRLIPLLLQAEHGLKAPRYQTQIRQAGFAELLTGAASERDKEPSHVSVETRRALWLLNPATP, from the coding sequence ATGCGGTTACGTTATTGGTCAGGTTTACTGGTTGCATTGTGTTGTGTGGCTTCCGTTGCCCGTGCGGATGCGGAGCCTAAAGCGTCACCCCTCGATAATCCCTACGCCTTCTTGCAGCAGCCCCAGCTATCCTCGGTAAAACAGCAGCTACAGCAGAAAACGGAAAAGCCGCAGACGCGCATGGCGTACGAGCAGCTCATTTCAGAAGCCGATCGTGCACTGAAAATTGAGAACCCTAGCGTGACGGAAAAAAAATCCACGCCTCCTAGCGGTTCAAAGCATGATTATTTGAGCCTCAGCGCCTACTGGTGGCCCGATCCCGACAAAGCTGATGGTTTGCCCTGGATTCGTCGTGATGGGCAGGTAAACCCTGCTAGCAAGGATGAGGAGACGGACGGCGTTAGACTGGCAAAATTTACCGCCCAAACGCAGGCATTGACGCTGGCGTGGTATTTCTCTGGTAAACAGGCTTATGCCGATAAGGCCATCTCGATGATCCGTACCTGGTTTATCGACCCCGCTACGCGCATGAACCCTAATCTCGATTTCGCGCAAGGCGTGCCGGGCATTGCGCCGGGCAGAGGCGCGGGCGTCTTGGACGGACGCTATTTTTCCACCCGTATTGTCGATTCCCTGATTATGCTGCGTCATGCTCCGGGCTGGACGACGCAGGATGAGCAACAGATGCAGAAATGGATGAGCGATTATTTGCACTGGCTGCAAACCAGTAAGCTGGGGAAAAAAGAGGCAACAGCTCAGAACAACCACGGTAGCTGGTATACCGTGCAGGTAGCGGGAATTGCCTGGTATTTGGGAAAAATCGACGTGGTGAAGTCTATGGTGCAATTGCAGCGTGAAAAACTGGATCACCAGTTGCAACCGGATGGTTCTCAGCCTGAGGAGCTGGCGCGCACTCGCTCTTTCCATTACAGCTACTTCAACCTTCAGGCGATAACGGATATGGCGATGTTGGCTTCGCGTGTCGGGGAGAATATCTGGCAATACCACACGCCGAAGGGCAGTAGTGTGATAAAGGCGCTGGATTTCATGGCACCGTATCTGGATGAAAACAAGGCGTGGCCGCGTAAGACGCTGGACAGGCAAAGCAGCCGTCTCATTCCTCTGTTATTGCAGGCGGAGCACGGTTTGAAAGCGCCGCGTTACCAGACGCAAATCAGGCAGGCGGGCTTTGCGGAGCTACTCACTGGTGCAGCTAGCGAGCGAGATAAAGAACCAAGCCATGTCAGCGTAGAAACCCGCCGTGCGCTCTGGCTGCTGAATCCTGCTACACCGTAA
- the arcB gene encoding aerobic respiration two-component sensor histidine kinase ArcB has protein sequence MKQIRLLAQYYVDLMVKLGLVRFSLLLASVLVLLAMVVQMAVTLLLSGEVENIDVVRSIFFGLLITPWAVYFLSVVVEQLEESRQRLSKLVAKLEEMRHRDLELNAQLQENIAQLNQEIADRIKAEDARALVMSRLKDEMSRREQAQIELEQQSALLRSFLDASPDLVYYRNEDKEFSGCNRAMELLVGKSQKQLIGLTPQDVYTPDIAEKVMETDEKVFRHNVSLTYEQWLVYPDGRKACFELRKVPFYDRMGKRHGLMGFGRDITERKRYQDALENASREKTTFISTISHELRTPLNGIVGLSRILLDTQLDPEQQKYLKTIHVSAITLGNIFNDVIEMDKQERRKVQLDNQPIDFTGFLVDLENLGGLLAEPKGLKLIMDQHQPLPQKVITDGTRLRQILWNLLSNAVKFTPKGEIVVRVWHEKGDRLRFEVEDSGMGIPADELEKIFAMYYQVKDQHGGKPATGTGIGLAVSKRLAQNMGGDIQVSSTQGKGSCFTLTVIAPSVDEVGSGLDDDDDLPLPALHVLLVEDIELNVVVARSVLEKLGNSVDVAMTGQEALDMFDPDEFDLVLLDIQLPDMTGLDVARQLRSRYGNRSLPPLVALTANVLKDKREYLDAGMDDVLSKPLSVPALTAVIKQFWDTHTVWTEEPAAEEGDEMAKAEEDLLDIPMLEQYLDLVGPKLIHQSLEMFEQMMPGYLAILDSNMTARDQKGITEEGHKIKGAAGSVGLRHLQQVAQQIQTSSLPAWWDNVQEWVDELKHDWRHDVQVLRDWVAKAEKES, from the coding sequence ATGAAGCAAATTCGTCTGTTGGCTCAGTACTATGTTGATTTGATGGTAAAACTGGGGCTTGTCCGTTTTTCACTGCTGCTGGCCTCAGTCTTGGTGCTGCTGGCGATGGTGGTGCAAATGGCGGTCACCCTGTTGCTCAGTGGAGAGGTCGAGAACATCGACGTTGTCCGCTCTATTTTCTTCGGGCTGCTGATTACGCCCTGGGCCGTTTATTTTCTCTCTGTGGTAGTGGAACAGCTCGAAGAGTCGCGCCAGCGGCTGTCGAAGCTGGTAGCGAAGCTGGAAGAAATGCGCCATCGGGATCTGGAGCTGAATGCGCAGCTTCAGGAGAACATCGCACAGCTCAATCAGGAAATCGCCGACCGTATCAAAGCAGAAGATGCTCGCGCGCTAGTGATGAGCCGACTGAAAGACGAGATGTCCCGCCGCGAACAAGCGCAGATTGAACTGGAGCAACAGTCGGCGTTGCTGCGTTCGTTCCTCGATGCCTCACCGGATTTGGTTTACTACCGTAACGAAGATAAAGAGTTCTCCGGCTGTAACCGCGCGATGGAACTGCTGGTGGGCAAAAGTCAGAAGCAGCTCATTGGCCTGACGCCGCAGGATGTTTACACCCCCGATATTGCCGAGAAAGTGATGGAGACGGACGAAAAAGTGTTCCGTCATAACGTTTCTCTGACCTATGAACAGTGGCTGGTTTATCCCGATGGCCGTAAAGCCTGTTTTGAGCTGCGTAAGGTGCCATTTTATGACCGGATGGGCAAACGTCACGGGCTGATGGGATTTGGACGCGATATAACGGAGCGTAAGCGTTACCAGGACGCGTTAGAGAACGCCAGTAGGGAGAAGACTACCTTCATCTCAACAATCAGCCACGAGCTTCGTACGCCGCTTAATGGCATTGTCGGGTTAAGTCGCATCCTGCTAGATACACAACTTGACCCTGAACAGCAAAAATACCTGAAAACCATCCACGTCAGCGCGATTACGCTCGGCAATATCTTTAACGACGTGATTGAGATGGACAAACAGGAGCGCCGCAAGGTGCAACTGGATAACCAGCCGATCGATTTCACCGGCTTCCTGGTGGATTTGGAGAACCTCGGCGGCCTGCTGGCGGAACCGAAAGGCCTGAAGCTGATTATGGATCAGCACCAGCCTCTGCCACAGAAAGTGATTACCGATGGAACACGCCTGCGACAGATTCTGTGGAACCTGCTGAGTAACGCGGTGAAATTTACACCGAAAGGTGAAATTGTGGTGCGCGTCTGGCATGAAAAAGGCGATCGTCTGCGCTTTGAAGTGGAAGATTCCGGGATGGGCATTCCGGCGGATGAACTGGAAAAAATCTTCGCCATGTATTATCAGGTCAAAGACCAGCATGGCGGCAAGCCAGCGACAGGGACGGGAATCGGTCTTGCCGTGTCGAAGCGTCTGGCGCAGAACATGGGGGGCGATATCCAGGTTTCCAGCACGCAGGGCAAAGGTTCCTGCTTTACCCTGACGGTCATTGCGCCGAGCGTCGATGAAGTGGGAAGCGGTCTGGACGACGACGATGATTTGCCGCTACCGGCGCTGCACGTTCTGTTGGTGGAAGATATCGAACTGAACGTGGTGGTCGCGCGTTCCGTGTTGGAAAAATTGGGTAATAGCGTCGATGTCGCCATGACTGGACAGGAAGCGCTGGATATGTTCGATCCCGATGAGTTCGATCTGGTGCTGCTCGATATTCAACTGCCGGATATGACCGGGCTGGACGTCGCGCGTCAGCTGCGTTCGCGCTATGGCAACCGCAGCCTGCCACCGCTGGTGGCGTTGACGGCGAACGTGCTGAAAGATAAACGCGAATATCTGGATGCGGGGATGGATGACGTGCTCAGCAAGCCGCTATCGGTGCCCGCGCTGACGGCCGTCATCAAACAATTCTGGGACACTCACACGGTGTGGACGGAAGAACCGGCGGCGGAGGAAGGTGATGAAATGGCAAAAGCAGAAGAAGATCTGTTGGATATCCCGATGCTGGAACAGTATCTGGATTTAGTGGGCCCGAAATTGATTCATCAGAGCCTGGAGATGTTTGAACAGATGATGCCGGGCTATCTGGCGATTCTGGATTCCAACATGACGGCGCGTGACCAGAAAGGTATTACGGAAGAAGGGCACAAAATCAAAGGGGCGGCGGGTTCTGTCGGGTTACGGCATTTGCAGCAGGTCGCCCAGCAGATTCAGACCTCATCGTTACCGGCATGGTGGGATAACGTGCAGGAATGGGTCGATGAACTTAAGCACGACTGGCGTCATGATGTTCAGGTACTGCGAGATTGGGTGGCAAAAGCGGAAAAAGAATCCTGA